Proteins found in one Lutimonas zeaxanthinifaciens genomic segment:
- the proS gene encoding proline--tRNA ligase, whose translation MGSKLTKRAEDYSKWYNELVLKADLAENSGVRGMMVIKPYGYAIWEKMQAELDRMFKETGHENAYFPLLIPKSYFSKEASHVDGFAKECAVVTHYRLKNDEEGKGIVVDEKAKLEEELIIRPTSETIIWDSYRKWIQSYRDLPLLINQWANVMRWEMRTRLFLRTAEFLWQEGHTAHETKNEAIEETRKMQEVYADFAESFMAMPVIKGTKTESERFAGALDTYTIEAMMQDGRALQAGTSHFLGQNFAKAFDVKYTTREGRQDYVWATSWGVSTRLMGALVMSHSDDFGLVLPPKLAPIQVAIVPIYKSEEQLQKINERVEVITKDLRAKGITVKYDNRTTHKPGWKFAEYELKGVPLRIAMGPRDLENNTAELARRDTLQKEILSQDNLIGRVEGLLEEIQTALFQKALDFRNNLITEVDSFDEFKQVLETKGGFVSAHWDGTAETEEKIKSLTKATIRCIPNDAVEEEGVCVLTGNKSSKRVLFAKAY comes from the coding sequence ATGGGAAGTAAATTGACGAAAAGAGCTGAGGATTATTCAAAATGGTATAATGAATTGGTCCTTAAAGCGGACCTTGCAGAGAATTCGGGCGTGCGAGGAATGATGGTGATAAAACCCTATGGATATGCCATTTGGGAGAAGATGCAGGCGGAACTCGACAGAATGTTTAAGGAGACCGGACATGAGAATGCCTATTTCCCATTACTGATTCCAAAATCTTACTTTAGCAAGGAAGCCAGTCATGTTGATGGTTTTGCCAAAGAGTGTGCCGTCGTTACTCATTACAGGTTAAAAAATGACGAAGAGGGTAAAGGTATTGTTGTTGATGAAAAAGCTAAACTGGAAGAAGAATTAATTATCAGGCCGACTTCTGAAACCATTATTTGGGATTCGTATAGAAAATGGATACAATCTTATCGTGACTTACCATTACTGATCAATCAATGGGCCAATGTAATGCGATGGGAAATGAGAACCCGATTATTTCTGAGAACAGCAGAGTTTTTGTGGCAGGAAGGACATACCGCCCATGAAACTAAAAATGAGGCTATCGAGGAAACCAGAAAGATGCAGGAGGTTTATGCAGATTTTGCCGAGAGCTTTATGGCAATGCCTGTAATTAAAGGAACCAAAACTGAAAGTGAACGATTCGCCGGGGCTCTTGACACCTATACTATAGAAGCAATGATGCAGGATGGTAGGGCGCTTCAGGCAGGAACTTCACATTTTTTAGGGCAGAATTTTGCAAAAGCATTTGATGTCAAATATACCACAAGGGAAGGGCGGCAGGATTATGTATGGGCAACTTCCTGGGGAGTATCTACAAGACTAATGGGTGCACTGGTAATGTCTCACAGCGATGATTTTGGATTGGTTCTCCCGCCAAAACTTGCTCCGATACAGGTGGCAATCGTTCCTATTTATAAAAGTGAGGAACAGCTGCAAAAAATCAATGAAAGAGTGGAGGTTATTACAAAGGACTTGAGAGCAAAAGGAATTACCGTGAAGTACGATAATCGCACGACACATAAACCTGGCTGGAAGTTTGCTGAATACGAATTAAAAGGGGTGCCTTTGAGAATAGCAATGGGTCCGAGAGATCTTGAGAATAACACGGCCGAATTAGCGAGAAGGGATACACTTCAAAAGGAAATATTAAGTCAGGACAATTTAATTGGCAGGGTTGAAGGCTTATTGGAGGAAATACAGACGGCCCTTTTTCAAAAGGCTCTGGACTTTAGAAATAATTTGATAACCGAAGTAGATTCTTTCGATGAATTCAAACAGGTATTGGAGACCAAAGGGGGATTTGTATCAGCTCATTGGGATGGAACCGCCGAAACCGAGGAAAAGATCAAGAGCCTGACCAAAGCAACGATCAGGTGTATTCCAAATGATGCCGTGGAAGAAGAAGGAGTCTGCGTTTTGACCGGAAATAAATCAAGTAAAAGGGTTTTATTTGCCAAGGCATATTAA
- the rpsT gene encoding 30S ribosomal protein S20, protein MANHKSALKRIRSNEAKHLRNKYQHKTTRNAIKNLRSVEEKKEAEALLPKVVSMVDKLAKKNIIHKNKAANIKSNLTAHVSSL, encoded by the coding sequence ATGGCAAATCATAAGTCGGCACTGAAGAGAATCAGAAGTAATGAGGCAAAGCATTTAAGAAACAAGTATCAGCATAAAACCACACGTAATGCGATAAAAAACTTGCGTTCTGTTGAAGAAAAGAAAGAAGCTGAGGCTTTATTGCCAAAAGTAGTTTCTATGGTTGATAAGCTTGCCAAGAAAAATATCATCCACAAAAATAAAGCGGCTAATATCAAATCAAATTTGACTGCACACGTTTCGTCTTTATAA
- a CDS encoding oligosaccharide flippase family protein has product MKLSNLKNIHPDGKIVFKNFSFLSLRRLFNIISQYILISFLVRTLGSETYGIFVWAFSIIQYLVLTVNFGFNTYSARYISENRRNPEKTNQIFSAILTSKMILFSISTCLFLVFIYLSPVLYAHKGMMIVLLGFVLGEALFPLWFFQGKEILDTPVKIVFAFKLLLVVLTIILVSDSDDMIVYAILLSMSQLLIGMITLFFAVRKFNTRLITVTISTIKKTLKEGSGFFVSTLCTKSINLLVILIAGIYFTMQDVTSFDVSFKIIAAFLLPFETLSIALFPTIARTRDKKMNEKLIYLACILGVLMGLLAYWKAGFLLSILGGQELLEYNFLLEALSILIPVGVITYFLGTNTLVAFGYSKEFNFSIIIPSIMYILILLILWLMDSFTLTTIVYTRILVDLIIMVFRIGFAMKYKLIFSKI; this is encoded by the coding sequence GTGAAATTATCGAACCTCAAAAACATTCATCCTGACGGAAAAATTGTCTTTAAAAATTTTTCTTTTCTATCTCTTCGAAGACTTTTTAACATTATTAGTCAGTATATTCTGATTTCTTTTCTCGTTAGAACTCTGGGCAGCGAAACTTATGGGATCTTTGTTTGGGCATTTTCCATCATTCAGTATCTGGTACTTACGGTAAATTTTGGTTTTAACACGTATAGTGCAAGATATATATCTGAAAACAGAAGGAATCCTGAAAAAACCAACCAGATTTTCTCTGCTATTTTGACGAGTAAGATGATTCTTTTTTCAATATCAACCTGCCTCTTTCTAGTTTTCATCTATCTCTCCCCAGTTCTGTATGCTCATAAAGGAATGATGATCGTTTTATTGGGATTTGTTCTGGGAGAGGCTCTATTTCCTTTGTGGTTTTTTCAAGGCAAAGAAATACTCGATACCCCAGTCAAAATCGTTTTCGCATTTAAATTGTTACTGGTCGTACTAACCATAATATTGGTTTCAGATTCTGATGATATGATCGTTTATGCAATCCTGTTGAGCATGAGCCAATTATTAATCGGGATGATTACATTGTTTTTCGCAGTTCGAAAATTTAACACTCGACTCATAACTGTTACAATTTCGACGATAAAAAAAACCTTAAAGGAAGGGTCGGGCTTTTTTGTAAGTACCTTATGCACCAAATCGATTAATCTCCTGGTTATCTTGATTGCAGGAATTTATTTTACAATGCAGGACGTCACCAGTTTTGATGTCTCGTTTAAAATCATTGCGGCTTTTCTTCTTCCATTTGAGACGCTATCAATTGCATTATTTCCTACAATTGCGAGAACGAGAGATAAAAAAATGAATGAAAAATTGATTTACCTTGCGTGCATTCTTGGGGTTTTAATGGGATTACTGGCCTACTGGAAAGCAGGCTTTCTTCTTTCTATTCTCGGAGGCCAGGAACTATTAGAGTATAACTTTCTTTTAGAGGCTCTTAGTATTTTGATTCCAGTAGGGGTTATTACCTATTTTCTCGGAACAAATACTTTAGTCGCCTTTGGATACTCCAAAGAATTTAATTTCAGTATTATCATTCCATCAATAATGTATATCTTGATACTGTTAATCCTGTGGCTGATGGATTCCTTCACCCTTACTACAATTGTATACACGAGAATCTTAGTCGATCTGATTATCATGGTCTTCAGGATTGGATTTGCAATGAAATACAAACTGATTTTTAGCAAAATATGA
- the mreC gene encoding rod shape-determining protein MreC: MQQIISFLYKNKLFILFLLLEVLAITFTIQSHSFHKSKFVNSANFLSGGIYNRINNFKEFLLLKKENERLNEENVYLKNLLNLQEKEIIQHDLTSIDSLKFKRKYSYTSAKVINNNFRKNNNYLTIDKGSNQGIGSDLGVINSKGIIGITKSISGNYATVLSILNVNSRINAKLLNSDHYGSLSWDNNDYNVVQLVDLPIQAAIYKGDTVVTGGKSTIFPEGIPIGTIKDFKTVNNNYEFINIQLFNDMSSIGFVQVIKNFDKIEIKTLEEKSANE, translated from the coding sequence ATGCAACAAATTATTTCATTCCTTTACAAGAATAAATTATTTATACTTTTTTTGTTGCTTGAGGTTTTAGCAATCACTTTTACCATCCAAAGCCATTCCTTTCACAAAAGTAAATTTGTTAATTCGGCCAACTTTCTGTCTGGCGGAATTTATAACAGGATAAATAATTTCAAGGAATTTTTGTTGTTGAAAAAGGAAAATGAAAGGCTCAATGAAGAAAATGTTTATTTAAAGAACCTTTTGAATCTCCAGGAGAAAGAGATAATTCAACATGACCTTACCTCTATTGATTCACTCAAATTTAAAAGGAAATACAGTTATACGAGTGCCAAAGTAATAAATAACAACTTTAGAAAAAACAACAACTACCTGACCATAGACAAAGGCTCAAACCAGGGAATTGGTTCTGACCTGGGAGTAATTAACAGCAAGGGAATCATTGGAATTACAAAAAGCATCTCAGGTAATTACGCCACTGTCCTGTCAATTTTAAACGTCAACTCGAGAATCAATGCCAAGCTTTTAAATAGCGATCATTACGGAAGTTTGAGCTGGGACAACAATGATTACAATGTAGTTCAATTAGTAGACCTCCCTATTCAAGCAGCTATTTACAAGGGAGATACAGTGGTTACAGGAGGAAAATCAACCATATTCCCGGAAGGTATTCCCATTGGTACGATCAAAGATTTTAAAACGGTCAACAACAATTATGAATTTATCAACATACAGCTCTTCAATGATATGAGTTCTATAGGATTTGTTCAGGTTATCAAAAACTTTGATAAAATAGAGATAAAAACACTGGAAGAGAAATCTGCAAATGAATAG
- a CDS encoding OmpP1/FadL family transporter, whose protein sequence is MNQKIPLVILLLCSFTISAQSLSYTDQAVLFSTENTLGTARYMGLSGAFGALGNDMTAVDVNPAGLAVYNNGEFSTTLTYRDTDINSTFYGNTIYNNDDYFRFAQIGGLNSWDSFGNPDIYKFAFGFNYSVVNHYNNNYVVRGNSGIPEYPDDPDFNFDNDPDNDINYINVEDQYFYNYTSGLNDKFSFSFATLYKDILYMGGSMAFHHINFYQNTIFEESSNDGQGNTMDVRNVEYLSTYGNGFNFGLGLILTPVNGLRLGAAYQSPIWYNLSERFEYRRTYVFNDELDPDPEYPLPNYYDYKLKTPGKFIGSVAYVFGKNGLISFDYTYQGFKNTKLQPSSNFIDENIELNTGLRNTNSFRIGTEWKYNILSFRGGYKIIQSPYVSSSDEYDVKGYSLGLGVKFSKRFGLDFAYDNSDYREQYRFMSAEGANPARLDVTNKRFTSSLIVTF, encoded by the coding sequence ATGAATCAAAAAATACCTTTGGTAATATTATTGCTATGTAGTTTTACCATCTCGGCTCAATCACTGAGCTACACAGATCAGGCTGTCCTTTTTTCAACCGAAAACACTCTGGGAACTGCCAGATATATGGGATTAAGCGGGGCTTTCGGGGCCTTGGGAAATGATATGACGGCAGTAGATGTGAATCCGGCCGGTCTGGCGGTTTACAATAATGGAGAATTCTCAACTACGCTTACTTACAGGGATACCGACATTAATTCTACATTTTATGGAAACACCATCTATAATAATGATGACTATTTCCGTTTTGCTCAAATTGGGGGATTAAACAGCTGGGACAGTTTTGGTAATCCTGACATTTACAAGTTTGCCTTTGGATTCAACTATAGCGTAGTAAATCATTACAACAATAATTATGTGGTTCGAGGTAACAGTGGAATTCCCGAATATCCGGACGATCCTGATTTTAACTTTGACAACGACCCAGATAATGACATCAATTATATCAATGTAGAGGATCAATATTTTTACAACTATACTTCAGGATTGAACGACAAGTTCAGTTTCAGCTTCGCTACCCTTTACAAGGATATCCTTTACATGGGAGGATCCATGGCGTTCCATCATATAAACTTTTATCAGAATACCATATTTGAAGAAAGTAGCAACGACGGACAAGGAAACACAATGGATGTTAGAAATGTTGAATACCTTTCGACTTATGGAAATGGGTTTAATTTTGGTTTAGGGCTGATTCTCACTCCCGTTAACGGACTGCGATTAGGTGCTGCCTACCAATCTCCAATTTGGTATAATCTTTCCGAGCGTTTCGAATACAGAAGGACCTATGTATTCAATGATGAACTGGATCCTGACCCGGAATATCCACTGCCAAATTACTATGATTACAAGCTTAAAACTCCCGGTAAATTTATTGGAAGTGTAGCCTACGTTTTTGGAAAAAATGGTTTGATAAGTTTTGATTACACATATCAGGGCTTTAAAAATACCAAACTTCAGCCTTCAAGCAATTTTATCGATGAGAACATTGAACTCAATACTGGCTTAAGAAATACGAATTCATTTCGAATAGGTACGGAATGGAAGTATAACATACTCAGTTTTCGAGGTGGTTACAAAATTATCCAGTCGCCTTATGTCAGTTCTTCAGATGAATATGACGTAAAAGGATATTCTCTGGGTCTCGGCGTCAAATTCTCTAAAAGATTTGGGCTGGATTTTGCCTATGACAATTCAGATTACCGTGAACAATATCGTTTTATGAGTGCGGAAGGAGCCAATCCTGCCCGGCTTGATGTAACCAATAAAAGATTTACCTCATCTTTGATCGTCACTTTTTAG
- the mreD gene encoding rod shape-determining protein MreD: MNRENINNALLFIGLILLQIIVLNNINFLGYINPYFYIFFIFLYPIRKDDASVLILSFFLGLLIDMFSDSGGINAAATLFIAFIRIPVLQSVLGKRDLEYGTLSIFKLPFPKMFLYVVILTFLHHFVVFGLEYFKWSKFGMIFVNTLLTSIFTIILTMISFTFVMRKR, from the coding sequence ATGAATAGAGAGAATATAAATAACGCCCTGCTCTTCATCGGTCTGATACTTCTACAGATCATAGTTTTGAACAACATTAACTTTCTGGGTTATATAAACCCTTATTTTTACATATTTTTTATCTTTTTATATCCAATCAGAAAGGATGATGCATCTGTTTTAATACTTAGTTTTTTTCTTGGGCTGCTTATCGATATGTTTTCAGATTCGGGAGGGATCAATGCGGCAGCGACCCTCTTTATCGCGTTCATACGAATTCCTGTTCTTCAAAGCGTTCTTGGGAAAAGAGATTTAGAATACGGAACACTCTCGATTTTTAAACTCCCCTTTCCAAAAATGTTTCTTTATGTTGTGATTCTGACTTTTTTGCATCACTTCGTTGTTTTTGGACTGGAGTATTTTAAGTGGAGTAAATTTGGGATGATTTTTGTGAACACCCTTCTAACGAGTATCTTTACAATAATTTTGACCATGATAAGTTTTACTTTTGTAATGAGAAAAAGATAG
- a CDS encoding EpsG family protein: MKLATSKLYASDLVVGVLFLITPLWSLPFTIFQLFKTKRGFYTFLISVFFGLTASLLAPTGDLYRLYIIFFDFQNTSLKGLFSFISLKPDSLFYIILFLFAKIGLSLRILIFGVVFGYFQLSFRLLRNQNPAIKISVILLFVMQFDFLLQGLFLRFPLAMLIVIFAFVRKIEGKSLILFWLIIASMIHFAALVAIPLYFMTRISQNKLQKYLIYSLFIMPFGSYIFIFLTTHFIELFPDIPLKLKLQDYFLGYWALEYFEERTWKALVQFYSERALYVVILLYFILTKNKGKYRHQAIPFLIMINVLFSFPNLFSRYSVLALFFGLLTIVNEHRKTSMSKILKVSLIVLIPMVFSIRLVAQQKNIRAGYIPEIVYRNAISLSFKKYDKQWIEKNIDKETARPKNIKSL; encoded by the coding sequence ATGAAACTTGCTACCTCAAAATTATACGCTTCGGACCTGGTTGTTGGGGTATTGTTCTTAATTACACCATTGTGGTCTCTTCCATTCACAATTTTTCAATTGTTTAAGACAAAGAGAGGATTTTATACTTTTTTGATATCAGTGTTTTTCGGATTGACGGCTTCGCTATTGGCACCGACGGGAGATTTATATCGTCTGTATATTATCTTTTTTGATTTTCAAAACACCAGCTTAAAAGGCCTGTTCTCTTTTATTTCTCTCAAGCCAGATTCTCTTTTCTATATAATTCTTTTCTTATTCGCAAAAATCGGATTATCCTTGAGAATACTGATATTCGGAGTAGTCTTTGGTTATTTTCAACTTTCTTTCAGGCTATTACGAAATCAAAACCCTGCCATAAAAATATCTGTTATACTCTTATTTGTCATGCAGTTCGACTTCCTCCTTCAGGGTCTTTTTCTACGATTTCCTCTAGCCATGCTGATCGTTATCTTTGCATTTGTAAGAAAAATTGAAGGCAAAAGTTTGATTCTGTTCTGGCTTATTATAGCTTCAATGATTCATTTTGCTGCTCTGGTAGCCATACCTTTGTATTTTATGACAAGAATAAGTCAGAATAAGCTTCAAAAGTACCTTATTTACTCATTGTTCATAATGCCGTTTGGGAGTTATATCTTTATATTTTTAACGACGCATTTTATAGAGCTTTTTCCCGACATACCGCTAAAACTAAAATTACAGGATTATTTTCTGGGTTACTGGGCTCTGGAATATTTTGAGGAGCGAACTTGGAAAGCACTAGTACAATTCTATTCTGAGAGGGCGCTTTATGTTGTTATCCTATTGTATTTTATTCTTACAAAAAATAAAGGGAAATACAGGCATCAGGCAATTCCATTCCTCATAATGATCAATGTCTTATTCTCATTTCCAAATCTATTCAGTCGTTATTCGGTTTTAGCCTTGTTTTTTGGCCTGTTAACCATTGTGAATGAGCATCGAAAAACGAGTATGTCAAAAATTCTTAAAGTGAGCCTTATCGTTCTGATTCCCATGGTCTTTTCAATTCGATTGGTTGCACAACAAAAAAACATTCGGGCGGGTTACATACCCGAAATTGTTTATCGGAATGCCATTTCCTTAAGTTTTAAGAAATACGATAAGCAATGGATCGAAAAAAATATAGATAAAGAAACAGCAAGGCCTAAAAATATTAAGTCCTTATGA
- the rodA gene encoding rod shape-determining protein RodA — translation MRKRKSNIFKGVDWVLIVMYLLFVFLGWLSIYEATFSETEFEIFDFSTKYGKQMIWILLSFIIIIVILAIDKKFYEQFSGIFYLASILTLVGLFVFGNNVNGATSWYSFGSFGIQPSEFAKAATALALANYLDERNQDLKKLNNQLKAFGIIFLPALLITLQPDPGSALVYGSLILVLYQFGLPLYYLVIGFLALLLFVITLYFGFLNTLLIATVTISVLLVYLIYKNKKYLRHNWLRFAAIYLFTGFFIVSVDYVFNNVFEQRHRDRFNILLGKDVDDQGIGYNTAQSVITIGSGGVTGKGFLQGDRTQGDFVPEQQTDYIFSTIGEEWGFLGSSLVILLFMAFLIRLLFIADRQKSMFSKVFSYATVAIFFFHFTINVGMVIGLLPTIGIPLPFFSYGGSSLWGFTVLLFIMIRLDADRIYEW, via the coding sequence TTGCGCAAAAGGAAGAGTAATATTTTTAAAGGAGTTGACTGGGTCCTTATTGTTATGTACCTGTTGTTCGTATTTTTGGGTTGGCTCAGTATCTATGAAGCTACTTTTTCGGAGACTGAATTCGAAATTTTCGATTTTTCCACGAAGTACGGAAAACAAATGATATGGATTCTTTTGAGTTTTATTATCATAATTGTCATTCTTGCCATTGATAAAAAATTTTACGAACAATTTTCGGGTATTTTTTATTTGGCTTCAATATTAACACTAGTCGGACTATTCGTATTTGGAAACAATGTTAACGGAGCTACTTCCTGGTACAGCTTCGGTTCTTTCGGGATTCAGCCTTCTGAATTTGCTAAAGCCGCAACAGCACTGGCACTGGCGAATTATCTGGATGAAAGAAATCAGGACCTAAAAAAACTCAATAATCAGCTGAAAGCGTTTGGGATCATTTTTTTACCTGCCTTGCTCATCACATTGCAACCTGACCCGGGATCTGCCCTGGTTTATGGTTCATTAATTCTGGTACTGTACCAATTTGGTTTGCCGCTGTATTATTTGGTCATTGGATTCCTTGCACTATTATTATTCGTTATAACCCTCTATTTCGGGTTCCTGAACACCTTGTTGATAGCCACCGTTACTATTTCAGTTTTACTGGTTTATCTGATCTATAAAAACAAAAAATATTTAAGGCACAACTGGCTTAGGTTTGCTGCTATCTATCTGTTTACGGGCTTTTTTATTGTCAGTGTTGATTATGTTTTTAACAACGTATTTGAGCAAAGACACAGAGACCGATTCAACATACTTCTGGGAAAAGATGTAGATGACCAGGGAATCGGATACAATACGGCTCAATCGGTCATCACTATTGGATCAGGTGGAGTAACAGGTAAAGGGTTTCTTCAAGGAGACAGAACACAAGGTGATTTTGTTCCTGAACAACAGACCGATTATATATTCAGCACGATTGGTGAAGAATGGGGTTTTTTGGGCAGTAGTCTTGTTATTTTACTTTTTATGGCCTTTCTGATAAGACTATTATTTATTGCAGACAGACAAAAGTCAATGTTCAGCAAGGTTTTTTCTTACGCAACTGTAGCGATATTCTTTTTCCATTTCACGATCAATGTTGGAATGGTAATTGGATTGCTTCCTACAATCGGTATTCCTCTTCCCTTCTTCAGTTATGGAGGTTCTTCTCTTTGGGGCTTTACAGTGCTGCTGTTCATTATGATAAGATTGGATGCTGACCGGATTTATGAGTGGTAG
- the mrdA gene encoding penicillin-binding protein 2 yields the protein MPRKSLLYFLILSVGAVFIGRLFFLQVIDTKYRQNPLNNSAVTIKFAYPDRGFIYDRNGKLMVANQVSYDIMIIPKDVEPLDTLEFCDLLKIEKKDFIKRYKKAKNYSPRIPSIFVGQVSKEDYAFLQEKMYKYKGFYIQKRFLRQYPENTSANVLGYISEVNERLLKKNSYYQLGELVGYQGIEKQYEDVLRGKKGVRFIQKNRFNKEIGPYKDGVFDTLAIPGKDISLTLDMELQMYAESLMINKRGGIVAIEPASGEILSLVSTPSYNPNMLVGRKRSKNSVLLFNDTIKKPMLDRGLQAQYPPGSPFKIINALIALQEDVVTPETAFNCYHGFKYGRGGFMKCHCGIVGTPIAMNTGIYRSCNAYFSNVYRRTIEKYEDAEKGMDVWSNHAKSFGLGNYLGYDMPSGQRGLIPDSKLYNRYYPNHKWKAITTISNAIGQGEVLTTPIQLANMTAAIANRGYYYTPHILKKVGDSVNQNDKYTKPKYTSIDARHFEPVIDGMLNVFEIGTARGSKIEDIQICGKTGTAENFARINGERIQFTDHSTFIAFAPKDDPKIAIAVFVENGYWGSRWAAPIASLMIEKYIKGEVKRDWLEKRMLEGSLEEEYNKQLEIENYVAQKEE from the coding sequence ATGCCAAGAAAGTCCTTATTATATTTTTTGATCTTATCGGTTGGAGCCGTTTTTATCGGCCGACTTTTCTTCTTGCAGGTTATAGATACCAAATACAGACAGAACCCATTGAATAATTCTGCCGTTACCATAAAATTTGCCTATCCGGACAGAGGGTTTATTTATGATCGAAACGGTAAGCTTATGGTGGCCAACCAGGTTTCGTATGACATCATGATCATTCCTAAAGACGTGGAACCTTTGGATACACTGGAATTTTGTGATCTTCTTAAAATTGAAAAGAAAGACTTTATCAAGCGTTATAAAAAAGCAAAAAATTACTCTCCCCGTATTCCTTCGATTTTTGTAGGACAGGTCTCAAAAGAAGATTATGCCTTTCTGCAGGAGAAGATGTATAAATACAAAGGATTCTATATTCAAAAAAGATTCTTACGCCAGTATCCTGAAAATACAAGCGCTAACGTACTGGGTTATATCAGTGAAGTTAATGAAAGGCTGCTTAAAAAGAATAGTTATTACCAACTTGGAGAACTAGTGGGTTATCAAGGTATTGAAAAACAGTATGAAGACGTTCTCCGTGGTAAAAAAGGGGTAAGGTTTATTCAAAAAAATCGTTTTAATAAAGAAATTGGTCCCTATAAAGATGGCGTTTTCGACACCTTAGCTATCCCTGGCAAAGACATTTCACTCACCCTGGATATGGAACTCCAAATGTATGCAGAGAGCCTCATGATCAATAAAAGAGGAGGAATCGTTGCTATCGAGCCAGCATCGGGCGAAATATTGTCATTGGTATCTACCCCCAGCTATAACCCCAATATGCTTGTAGGCAGGAAACGATCTAAAAATTCGGTGCTTCTTTTTAATGACACCATCAAAAAGCCAATGCTTGACAGAGGGCTTCAGGCCCAATACCCTCCGGGATCACCATTCAAAATTATCAATGCCCTGATTGCGCTACAGGAAGACGTTGTTACCCCTGAAACGGCCTTTAATTGTTATCATGGCTTTAAATATGGCCGTGGTGGATTTATGAAATGCCATTGTGGCATTGTAGGTACTCCAATTGCAATGAACACCGGAATCTACAGATCCTGCAATGCCTATTTTTCTAATGTTTATCGAAGAACTATTGAAAAATATGAGGATGCTGAAAAGGGAATGGATGTCTGGAGTAATCATGCAAAAAGCTTTGGTCTTGGTAATTATCTCGGATATGATATGCCTTCCGGTCAAAGAGGCCTTATTCCGGACTCAAAGCTTTACAACAGATATTATCCCAATCATAAATGGAAGGCCATCACAACGATCTCCAACGCGATTGGGCAGGGAGAAGTTTTGACGACTCCCATTCAGCTTGCAAATATGACTGCAGCCATTGCAAACCGGGGATATTACTATACTCCTCACATCCTTAAAAAGGTAGGCGACAGCGTGAACCAAAATGATAAATACACGAAACCTAAATATACCTCGATTGATGCAAGACATTTCGAACCAGTAATCGACGGTATGCTGAATGTTTTTGAAATTGGAACCGCCAGAGGCTCTAAAATTGAAGATATTCAGATTTGCGGAAAGACCGGAACCGCGGAAAATTTTGCAAGAATAAACGGGGAAAGAATCCAGTTTACAGATCATTCCACCTTTATTGCCTTTGCTCCAAAAGACGATCCAAAAATTGCTATTGCTGTATTTGTGGAAAACGGATATTGGGGTTCAAGATGGGCTGCCCCTATTGCCAGCCTGATGATTGAAAAATACATTAAAGGAGAAGTTAAAAGAGACTGGCTTGAAAAAAGGATGCTCGAAGGAAGCCTGGAGGAAGAATATAATAAACAACTAGAAATAGAGAATTACGTTGCGCAAAAGGAAGAGTAA